The proteins below come from a single Rosa rugosa chromosome 2, drRosRugo1.1, whole genome shotgun sequence genomic window:
- the LOC133728910 gene encoding lecithin-cholesterol acyltransferase-like 4 has product MAVLLDEIVQSLELWLKLITKPQPYVDPNLDPVLLVPGIAGSVLNAVDEETGKEERVWVRILGADYAFRTKLWSRFDPSTGKTESLDPKTKIVVPEDRSGLYAIDALDPDLVFGQEAVYYFHDMIVELIKWGYQEGKTLFGFGYDFRQSNRLKETLDRLAARLEAVYTASGGKKINIISHSMGGLLVKCFMCLHSDVFEKYVKNWIAIAAPFQGAPGYVTSTFLNGMSFVDGWESNFFISKWSFHQLLIECPSIYELMACLDFQWEHKPLLEMWRERLHGDGNSQIILESYPLADSVDIFKEALSSNTFNYNGEDIPLPYNTEILKWANETRDIMSRAKVPPQVKFYNIYGVNLETPHTVCYGDEQTPVTDLQQLRYFQPTYVCVDGDGTVPAESAKADGLRAEARVGVPGEHRGILCEHHVFRILKHWLKADHDPYYNPLNDYVVLPTAFEMEKHKEKGLEVTSLKEEWEIIADNQDDNHKNITADGNPMVSSISVSQEGAEARATVTVYPENEGKQHVELNALSVSVDA; this is encoded by the exons ATGGCGGTGCTTCTGGACGAGATTGTGCAATCGCTGGAGCTCTGGTTGAAGCTGATCACGAAGCCCCAGCCTTACGTCGACCCGAATCTCGACCCGGTTCTGCTCGTGCCCGGCATCGCCGGCTCCGTCTTGAACGCCGTGGACGAAGAGACTGGTAAAGAGGAAAGGGTTTGGGTAAGGATTCTCGGTGCCGACTACGCGTTTCGGACCAAGCTTTGGTCGCGTTTCGATCCTTCTACAG GTAAAACCGAGTCGTTAGATCCAAAAACAAAGATAGTGGTCCCTGAAGACAGATCTGGACTTTATGCAATTGATGCTTTGGACCCTGACTTG GTGTTTGGACAGGAAGCGGTATATTATTTCCATGACATGATTGTTGAACTCATCAAGTGGGGTTATCAAGAGGGGAAAACACTTTTTGGGTTTGGATATGATTTTCGACAAAGCAACAG GTTGAAGGAGACATTGGATCGCTTAGCTGCAAGGTTGGAGGCAGTATACACTGCTTCAGGAGGGAAAAAGATAAACATCATAAGTCATTCTATGGGGGGTCTTCTTGTAAAATGTTTCATGTGCTTGCATAGTGAT GTTTTTGAGAAGTACGTGAAGAATTGGATTGCAATTGCTGCACCATTCCAGG GTGCACCCGGATATGTAACATCTACCTTTCTTAATGGAATGTCATTTGTTGATGGGTGGGAATCaaattttttcatttcaaaatggAGCTTTCATCAGCTG CTTATTGAATGCCCATCAATATATGAGTTGATGGCTTGTCTTGATTTTCAATGGGAACATAAACCACTTCTGGAAATGTGGAGAGAAAGGCTTCATGGTGATGGGAACTCTCAAATAATCCTCGAGTCTTATCCCCTAGCAGATAGTGTGGATATTTTTAAGGAAGCTCTTTCAAGTAACACA TTCAATTATAACGGTGAGGATATTCCCCTACCATATAATACAGAAATCTTGAAATGGGCGAATGAAACACGTGATATCATGTCTCGTGCTAAAGTTCCTCCTCAAGTTAAATTCTACAATATATATGGGGTCAATCTCGAGACACCGCATACTGTTTG CTATGGAGATGAGCAAACACCTGTCACAGATCTACAACAACTACGATATTTTCAG CCTACATATGTATGTGTTGATGGTGATGGGACAGTTCCAGCAGAATCAGCCAAG GCTGATGGGCTACGTGCGGAAGCCAGGGTTGGAGTTCCTGGTGAGCATCGGGGAATCCTTTGTGAGCATCATGTATTCCGGATACTCAAGCACTGGTTGAAAGCAGACCATGACCCTTACTACAACCCTCTAAACGATTATGTGGTTCTACCCACTGCGTTTGAAATGGAGAAGCACAAAGAGAAAGGACTCGAAGTAACATCTCTTAAAGAGGAGTGGGAAATCATTGCAGACAATCAAGACGATAATCACAAGAATATAACTGCTGATGGAAACCCTATGGTGAGCTCCATATCTGTTTCTCAAGAGGGAGCCGAGGCTCGTGCAACTGTCACTGTTTACCCTGAGAATGAGGGCAAGCAACATGTGGAGCTCAATGCTCTAAGTGTGTCGGTTGATGCCTGA
- the LOC133728911 gene encoding large ribosomal subunit protein eL27x, with amino-acid sequence MVKFLKPNKAVLLLQGRFAGRKAVIVKAFDEGTRDRPYGHCLVAGIAKYPSKVIRKDSAKKTAKKSRVKAFIKLVNYQHVMPTRYSLDVDLKEVATVDALHSRDKKVTAAKEIKARLEDRFKSGKNRWFFTKLRF; translated from the coding sequence ATGGTGAAATTTCTGAAGCCAAACAAAGCAGTGCTCCTACTTCAGGGGCGGTTTGCCGGAAGGAAGGCTGTAATCGTGAAGGCCTTCGACGAAGGGACACGTGACCGGCCGTACGGGCACTGCTTGGTGGCCGGAATAGCCAAGTACCCGAGCAAGGTGATCCGGAAGGACTCGGCCAAGAAGACGGCCAAGAAGTCGAGGGTCAAGGCCTTCATCAAGCTCGTCAACTACCAGCACGTGATGCCCACGCGCTACAGCCTCGACGTCGACCTCAAGGAGGTGGCCACCGTCGACGCGTTGCACTCACGCGACAAGAAGGTCACGGCCGCCAAGGAGATCAAGGCCAGATTGGAGGACCGGTTCAAGAGTGGCAAGAACCGGTGGTTCTTTACCAAGCTTAGGTTTTGA
- the LOC133728914 gene encoding phosphatase IMPL1, chloroplastic, translated as MGRSLVFSTNFALRFSQKPRSILPPSLPSHSISLNSRQHGSQRFGLSISKPTRTLCTKAVLSEIPNQKQYVKVGAQSVGPIPASQLIEVVEKAAKTGAEVVMDAVNQPRNITYKGLTDLVTDTDKKSEAAILEVVKKNFGDHLILGEEGGIIGDTSSDYLWCIDPLDGTTNFAHGYPSFAVSVGVLFRGKPAAAAVVEFVGGPMCWNTRIFSASAGGGAFCNGQKIHVSQTDKVERSLLVTGFGYEHDDPWATNMELFKEFTDVSRGVRRLGAAAVDMCHVALGIVEAYWEYRLKPWDMAAGVLIVEEAGGVVTCMDGGKFCVFDRSVLVSNGVLHAKLLERIAPATEKLKSKEINFSLWYKPENYMTEL; from the exons ATGGGCAGGTCCCTGGTCTTCTCTACAAACTTTGCTCTGAGATTTTCTCAAAAACCCAGATCAATTTTACCCCCTAGTTTACCAAGCCACTCTATTTCCCTCAACTCAAGGCAGCATGGGTCTCAAAGATTTGGACTTTCAATTTCCAAACCAACAAGAACTCTCTGCACCAAAGCTGTGCTATCTGAAATTCCAAATCAGAAGCAGTATGTGAAGGTGGGTGCCCAATCAGTTGGGCCCATCCCAGCTAGTCAGCTCATCGAAGTTGTTGAGAAGGCTGCTAAGACTGGTGCTGAG GTTGTGATGGATGCTGTTAATCAGCCTCGTAATATTACCTATAAGGGACTTACTGACCTGGTTACTGA CACAGATAAAAAGAGTGAAGCAGCAATTTTAGAAGTTGTGAAAAAGAACTTTGGAGATCACCTTATTCTTGGAGAGGAGGGTGGAATTATTGGAGATACATCTTCTGACTATCTGTGGTGCATTGATCCATTAG ATGGAACGACAAATTTTGCACATGGTTACCCTAGCTTTGCAGTTTCTGTGGGAGTTCTATTTCGAGGAAaacctgctgctgctgctgtg GTAGAGTTTGTCGGAGGCCCAATGTGTTGGAATACTCGCATCTTTTCTGCTAGTGCTG GTGGGGGAGCATTTTGTAATGGCCAAAAGATTCACGTGAGTCAAACGGATAAG GTGGAACGATCTCTTCTTGTTACTGGGTTTGGTTATGAACATGATGATCCATGGGCCACGAACATGGAACTATTCAAAGAGTTCACTGACGTCAGCAGG GGTGTCAGAAGGCTCGGTGCTGCTGCAGTAGACATGTGCCATGTAGCTCTTGGGATCGTAGAAGCATACTGGGAATATCGACTAAAGCCATGGGATATGGCTGCTGGTGTTTTG ATAGTTGAGGAAGCTGGAGGAGTGGTTACCTGCATGGATGGTGGAAAATTTTGTGTATTTGATAGATCTGTTTTGGTATCCAACGGAGTGCTGCATGCCAAG CTTTTGGAGAGGATTGCACCAGCAACTGAGAAGTTGAAGAGCAAAGAAATTAATTTCTCATTGTGGTATAAGCCTGAAAATTACATGACAGAACTTTGA
- the LOC133733250 gene encoding protein CYSTEINE-RICH TRANSMEMBRANE MODULE 6-like, whose protein sequence is MNHYNQHHQAEGVYPPPPTSYPPPPAGAYPPPGHAYPPPPVQGYNQGPYVVPPPVSYPMKNNGPAEGYPEGPQQSAPYRGYRHKGKGGGFWTGCCSAMFCCCLCDLCCLPCSIF, encoded by the exons ATGAATCACTACAACCAGCATCACCAGGCTGAAG GAGTATATCCACCACCACCAACCTCATACCCTCCACCGCCAGCCGGGGCATATCCTCCTCCAGGGCACGCTTATCCTCCGCCACCAGTTCAAGGATACAATCAAGGTCCTTATGTTGTTCCACCACCAGTTTCATACCCCATGAAAAATAATGGACCAGCTGAGGGATACCCCGAAGGCCCTCAACAATCAGCTCCCTATAGGGGCTATAGGCACAAGGGAAAAGGCGGCGGATTTTGGACCGGATG TTGTTCTGCCATGTTTTGCTGCTGCCTCTGCGATTTGTGCTGCTTGCCTTGCTCAATCTTTTAA
- the LOC133728916 gene encoding protein PHLOEM PROTEIN 2-LIKE A1-like produces MGTGWSQDEASQSQQLSPGEPSNKKYWVDKKSNNCFMVYPRDLTITWADDKRYWHWPSLEETSNVFIDVAELLRVCWLEVHGKIDSTKLSPGTLYEVVFIVMLKAAAYGWKVPVNVSLTLPDGNKQERKADLNKIPREQWTEIPVGEFRASPGLLGNIEISMYQYDDGGIWKSGLLIKGVAVRPKS; encoded by the exons ATGGGGACAGGGTGGTCACAAGATGAGGCCTCACAGTCGCAGCAGCTGAGTCCTGGAGAACCAAGTAACAAG AAGTACTGGGTTGACAAGAAGTCCAACAACTGCTTCATGGTGTATCCAAGGGATCTCACAATCACTTGGGCTGACGACAAACGTTACTGGCACTGGCCTTCCCTGGAAGAAACAAG TAATGTCTTCATCGATGTCGCTGAACTGTTAAGGGTATGCTGGCTTGAAGTTCATGGAAAAATTGATTCCACAAAGCTGTCACCAGGAACTCTATATGAAGTAGTATTTATAGTGATGTTGAAAGCTGCAGCTTATGGATGGAAAGTTCCTGTCAATGTCAGCCTCACTCTCCCAGATGGTAACAAGCAAGAGCGTAAAGCTGATCTGAATAAAATCCCAAGAGAACAATGGACAGAGATACCAGTAGGCGAGTTTAGAGCATCACCAGGATTACTTGGGAACATTGAAATTTCGATGTATCAATATGATGATGGCGGGATATGGAAGAGTGGACTTTTGATCAAGGGCGTTGCCGTTCGGCCTAAAAGCTAA
- the LOC133732596 gene encoding cytochrome c6, chloroplastic: MYLGIFHSVPAITPTLSLCLPLKKGMMQLTSLISNTNNGAYFFPKCAVKQQHNPIPQNKQEQCKLLRSLAPPLMAAALALSPICVTPVSHAQTIDVQRGAALFRTTCIGCHDAGGNIIQPGATLFTKDLQRNGVDTEEEIYRVTYFGKGRMPGFGQNCTPRGQCTFGARLQDEDIKLLAEFVKLQADQDWRNNLSNE; this comes from the exons atgTATCTTGGTATTTTCCATTCTGTTCCTGCAATTACACCAACATTATCACTTTGTCTTCCATTAAAGAAAGGGATGATGCAGCTTACGTCTTTGATATCAAACACCAATAATGGTGCCTATTTCTTCCCAAAG TGTGCAGTGAAGCAACAACACAACCCAATTCCTCAGAATAAGCAAGAACAATGTAAGCTTTTAAGGAGCTTGGCTCCACCTCTAATGGCTGCAGCTCTGGCCTTATCTCCAATCTGCGTTACTCCTG tcTCACATGCCCAAACCATCGATGTTCAGAGAGGAGCTGCGTTGTTTCGTACTACTTGCATTGGATGTCATGATGCAGGTGGAAACATAATACAACCA gGTGCAACACTCTTTACTAAAGATCTACAAAG AAATGGAGTTGACACAGAGGAGGAGATATATCGTGTTACCTACTTTGGCAAGGGAAGAATGCCA GGTTTTGGTCAGAACTGCACACCGAGGGGCCAATGCACATTTGGAGCTCGATTGCAGGACGAGGACATTAAGCTTTTAGCTGAGTTTGTCAAGTTACAGGCTGATCAAG